One genomic window of Scatophagus argus isolate fScaArg1 chromosome 16, fScaArg1.pri, whole genome shotgun sequence includes the following:
- the LOC124073968 gene encoding nuclear factor interleukin-3-regulated protein-like — MFEEESQQMRGQQDVAVYQAMESPAAVTPNGGGGGGGPLSFTDEAVSILTSSSLLARSLLGRTSAIKRKESPSSSIRRKREFIPVDKKDDGYWDKRRKNNEAAKRSREKRRVNDMVLESRVLALLEENARLRAELLALKFRFGLVKDPSNAPILPLTTASHQASQTLSPHYYLHRGDGGLPSSSTSHPNNQTGQLSTRASRDAGNMSEDSGFSTPGGSSVGSPIFFEDRLSDHGKLSPHRAEELGYDLHHSPGDVLHSTTLTAEKLDQAEAMKNLPHKLRFKTPGSGDTGDAAGDNSTARRSPTLSTAGREGPREAPKGLSVGETGAGHCTGSWLQQVEGEERRRGRQSPQYYASAAGCSLQPPSTQQTDYQYKHENVHLKSQLNSLSEEVAQLKKLFTEQLMAKVN; from the coding sequence ATGTTTGAAGAGGAATCCCAGCAGATGAGGGGGCAGCAGGATGTGGCTGTGTACCAAGCGATGGAGTCACCCGCAGCAGTGACTccaaatggaggaggaggaggaggaggtcctCTGTCCTTCACAGATGAAGCAGTGTCCATCCTGACCTCCAGCAGCCTGTTGGCGCGCTCCCTGCTGGGTCGCACCTCTGCCATCAAACGCAAAGAAAGTCCTTCTTCCAGCATCCGACGCAAGCGTGAGTTCATCCCCGTTGACAAAAAGGACGATGGCTACTgggacaagaggaggaagaacaacGAGGCAGCCAAGCGTTCGCGGGAGAAGCGGCGTGTGAACGACATGGTCTTGGAGAGCCGCGTTCTGGCTCTGCTGGAGGAAAATGCTCGTCTCAGGGCAGAGCTGCTGGCTCTGAAGTTCCGCTTTGGCTTGGTCAAAGACCCCTCCAATGCCCCCATTCTGCCCCTCACTACAGCTTCTCACCAGGCATCTCAAACCTTAAGTCCTCATTATTATCTCCACAGAGGGGATGGAGGCCTCCCCAGTTCCTCAACCTCACACCCCAACAACCAGACAGGCCAACTGAGCACCAGGGCCTCAAGGGATGCTGGGAACATGTCAGAGGACTCTGGGTTCTCTACACCAGGTGGATCCAGTGTGGGCAGTCCAATCTTCTTTGAAGACCGGCTGAGTGACCATGGCAAATTATCACCACACAGGGCAGAAGAGCTGGGCTATGATCTCCACCACTCCCCTGGTGATGTCCTCCACTCTACAACACTCACTGCAGAAAAGTTGGACCAAGCTGAAGCGATGAAAAACCTTCCTCACAAGCTACGTTTCAAGACGCCTGGTAGCGGGGACACGGGTGATGCTGCAGGGGACAACAGCACCGCCAGACGCAGTCCCACGCTATCCACAGCCGGGCGGGAGGGTCCGAGAGAAGCCCCTAAAGGACTGAGTGTAGGTGAAACAGGAGCAGGGCACTGCACTGGCTCCTGgctccagcaggtggagggggaggaacGCAGGAGGGGGAGACAGTCCCCTCAATATTACGcctcagctgctggctgtagcctcCAGCCTCCTTCGACGCAACAAACCGACTACCAGTATAAGCATGAGAACGTTCACTTGAAGTCTCAGCTCAACTCTTTGAGCGAGGAGGTGGCTCAGCTAAAGAAGCTTTTCACAGAGCAGCTCATGGCCAAAGTCAACTGA